A DNA window from Pseudomonas tohonis contains the following coding sequences:
- a CDS encoding GGDEF domain-containing protein yields the protein MVPSTPTNTIDFDAAKLQRLGFTSPAQSKLRQMTLLELRRQLSMQLQTSLDVERIVSLFFREVQRLVPLDALAYVHQSSDLRLEYGERAAHSAGYRLSHEGEYLGELIFRRRQRFDETELGQLESLLACMLFPLRNALLYRTAVQSALRDPLTDTGNRIAMDQALQREVDLARRSQQPLSVLMLDIDHFKRINDEYGHGTGDEVLKAVATTLKAKLRNVDMVFRYGGEEFLVLLSSTCREAAGMVGERLRMGVMEIQYLVGGRPIELSMSLGCATLLPAESVDSLLRRADSALYVAKRNGRNRLSMAG from the coding sequence ATGGTCCCGTCCACCCCTACCAACACCATAGATTTCGATGCCGCCAAGCTGCAGCGCCTGGGCTTCACCAGCCCGGCCCAGAGCAAGCTGCGGCAGATGACGCTGCTGGAACTGCGCCGCCAGTTGAGCATGCAGTTGCAGACCAGCCTGGATGTGGAACGCATCGTCAGCCTGTTCTTCCGTGAAGTGCAGCGCCTGGTGCCGCTCGATGCCCTGGCCTATGTGCACCAGAGCAGCGACCTGCGCCTGGAATATGGCGAACGCGCCGCGCATTCGGCCGGCTACCGCCTGAGCCACGAAGGCGAATACCTGGGCGAGTTGATCTTCCGTCGCCGCCAGCGCTTCGACGAAACCGAACTCGGCCAGCTCGAATCCCTGCTGGCCTGCATGCTCTTCCCGCTGCGCAACGCGCTGCTGTATCGCACCGCCGTGCAATCGGCGCTGCGCGACCCGCTGACCGACACCGGCAACCGCATCGCCATGGACCAGGCGCTGCAACGCGAGGTGGACCTGGCGCGTCGCAGCCAACAGCCGCTGTCGGTGCTGATGCTGGACATCGACCACTTCAAGCGCATCAACGACGAATACGGCCACGGCACCGGCGACGAAGTGCTCAAGGCCGTGGCCACCACCCTCAAGGCCAAGCTGCGCAACGTCGACATGGTGTTCCGCTACGGCGGCGAGGAATTCCTCGTCCTGCTCTCCAGTACCTGCCGCGAAGCCGCCGGCATGGTCGGCGAACGCCTGCGCATGGGCGTCATGGAGATCCAGTACCTGGTCGGCGGGCGTCCGATCGAGCTGTCCATGAGCCTGGGCTGCGCCACCCTGCTGCCGGCCGAATCGGTGGACAGCCTGCTGCGCCGCGCCGACAGCGCCCTCTACGTGGCCAAGCGCAACGGCCGCAACCGCCTCTCCATGGCTGGCTGA
- a CDS encoding YciK family oxidoreductase, translated as MFQYSARPDLLKGRVILITGAGRGIGAAAAKTFAAHGATVLLLGKTEANLNQVYDEIEAAGHPQPAVIPFNLETAQPHQYDELSAMVENEFGRLDGLLHNASIIGPRTPLEQLSGDNFMRVMQVNVNAMFMLTSTLLPLLKLSSDASVVFTSSSVGRKGRAYWGAYGVSKFATEGLMQTLADELDGIANVRANSVNPGATRTSMRAQAYPGENPEVNPEPEAIMPVYLYLMGADSTGVNGQAFDAQ; from the coding sequence ATGTTCCAGTATTCCGCCCGCCCCGACCTGCTCAAGGGCCGGGTCATCCTGATCACCGGCGCCGGCCGCGGCATCGGTGCGGCCGCCGCCAAGACCTTCGCCGCCCACGGCGCCACCGTACTGCTGCTGGGCAAGACCGAGGCCAACCTCAACCAGGTCTATGACGAGATCGAGGCAGCCGGCCATCCGCAGCCGGCGGTGATCCCGTTCAATCTGGAAACGGCCCAGCCGCACCAGTACGACGAGCTCTCGGCCATGGTGGAGAACGAGTTCGGGCGCCTCGACGGCCTGCTGCACAACGCCTCAATCATCGGCCCGCGCACGCCGCTGGAGCAGTTGTCGGGCGACAACTTCATGCGCGTCATGCAGGTCAACGTCAACGCCATGTTCATGCTGACCAGCACCCTGCTGCCCCTGCTGAAGCTGTCCAGCGACGCCTCGGTGGTCTTCACCTCCAGCAGCGTCGGCCGCAAGGGGCGCGCCTACTGGGGGGCCTACGGCGTCTCCAAGTTCGCCACCGAGGGCCTGATGCAGACACTGGCCGACGAACTCGACGGCATCGCCAACGTGCGCGCCAACAGCGTCAACCCCGGCGCCACCCGCACCAGCATGCGTGCCCAGGCCTACCCGGGCGAGAACCCGGAGGTCAATCCGGAGCCCGAAGCCATCATGCCGGTCTACCTCTACCTCATGGGAGCGGACAGCACCGGCGTCAATGGCCAGGCGTTCGACGCGCAGTAA
- the mupP gene encoding N-acetylmuramic acid 6-phosphate phosphatase MupP, which yields MRLRAVLFDMDGTLLDSAPDFIAVAQAMRTDRGLPALDDKLIRDQVSGGARAMVAATFGMDPEAEGFETLRQEFLERYQAHCAVFTRPFDGIDALLQDIEKARLIWGVVTNKPVRYAEPIMQQLGLAERSAILICPDHVKNSKPDPEPLLLACSRLQLDPASVLFVGDDLRDIESGRAAGTRTAAVTYGYIHPDDNPSHWGADVVVDHPLQLRAVLDRALCSC from the coding sequence ATGCGCCTCAGAGCGGTTCTCTTCGACATGGACGGCACCCTGCTGGACTCGGCGCCGGACTTCATCGCCGTCGCCCAGGCCATGCGCACGGACCGGGGCCTGCCGGCCCTGGACGACAAGCTGATCCGCGACCAGGTTTCCGGTGGCGCCCGCGCCATGGTCGCCGCCACCTTCGGCATGGACCCGGAAGCCGAGGGTTTCGAGACCCTGCGCCAGGAATTCCTGGAGCGCTACCAGGCCCATTGCGCCGTGTTCACCCGCCCCTTCGACGGCATCGACGCACTGCTGCAGGACATCGAGAAGGCCCGCCTGATCTGGGGCGTGGTCACCAACAAGCCGGTGCGCTACGCCGAGCCGATCATGCAGCAGCTGGGCCTGGCCGAGCGCTCGGCGATCCTCATCTGCCCGGACCACGTGAAGAACAGCAAGCCCGACCCCGAGCCCCTGCTGCTGGCTTGCAGCCGCCTGCAACTGGATCCGGCCAGCGTGCTCTTCGTCGGCGACGACCTGCGCGACATCGAGTCCGGCCGCGCCGCCGGCACCCGCACCGCCGCCGTCACCTACGGCTACATCCACCCCGACGACAACCCCAGCCACTGGGGCGCCGACGTGGTCGTGGACCACCCCCTCCAATTGCGCGCCGTGCTCGATCGCGCGCTGTGCAGCTGCTGA
- the ubiG gene encoding bifunctional 2-polyprenyl-6-hydroxyphenol methylase/3-demethylubiquinol 3-O-methyltransferase UbiG — translation MSNVDHAEIAKFEALAHRWWDRESEFKPLHDINPLRVNWIDERARLAGKTVLDVGCGGGILSEAMAQRGAKVTGIDMGEAPLAVARLHQLESGVPVEYRRITAEELAAEMPGQFDVVTCLEMLEHVPDPSSVIRACQTLVKPGGQVFFSTINRNPKAYLFAIVGAEYIMGLLPRGTHDFKKFIRPSELGAWSRAAGLQVKDIIGLTYNPLTKHYKLASDVDVNYMIHTLREE, via the coding sequence ATGAGCAACGTCGACCACGCCGAAATCGCCAAATTCGAGGCCCTCGCCCACCGCTGGTGGGACCGCGAAAGCGAATTCAAACCGCTGCACGACATCAACCCCCTGCGGGTCAACTGGATCGACGAGCGCGCCCGCCTCGCCGGCAAGACGGTGCTGGACGTCGGTTGCGGCGGCGGCATCCTCAGCGAAGCCATGGCCCAGCGCGGCGCCAAGGTCACCGGCATCGACATGGGCGAAGCCCCTCTGGCCGTGGCCCGCCTGCACCAGCTGGAATCCGGCGTACCGGTGGAATACCGCCGCATCACCGCCGAGGAGCTGGCCGCCGAGATGCCCGGGCAGTTCGACGTGGTCACCTGCCTGGAGATGCTCGAGCACGTGCCCGACCCGTCCTCGGTGATCCGTGCCTGCCAGACCCTGGTCAAGCCCGGCGGCCAGGTGTTCTTCTCCACCATCAACCGCAATCCCAAGGCCTACCTGTTCGCCATCGTCGGCGCCGAATACATCATGGGCCTGCTGCCTCGCGGCACCCACGACTTCAAGAAATTCATCCGCCCCTCCGAACTGGGTGCCTGGAGCCGCGCCGCCGGCCTGCAGGTCAAGGACATCATCGGCCTGACCTACAACCCGCTGACCAAGCACTACAAGCTGGCCAGCGACGTGGACGTCAACTACATGATCCACACCCTGCGCGAGGAGTGA
- a CDS encoding TRZ/ATZ family hydrolase, with protein MPDAKAPLDLLLLPTWIVPVEPAGVVLRDHALGVRDGRIALIAKREEALRWPAAEVRELPGMLLAPGLVNAHGHAAMSLFRGMADDLPLMTWLEQHIWPAEAKWVDEAFVRDGTELAIAEQIKGGITTFSEMYFYPAIASEAVHGCGVKAQITIPVIDFPIPGALDAAEAIRHGLELFSDLKHHPRIKVAFGPHAPYTVSDDKLENIRMLAEELDAGIHMHVQETAFEVQQSLEQRGERPMARLARLGLLGPRFQAVHMTQISDDDLALLVESNTSVIHCPESNLKLASGFCPVERLWLAGVNVAVGTDGAASNNDLDLLGDTRTAAMLAKAVAGSATALDAHRALRMATLNGARALGMEQDTGSLELGKAADMVAFDLTGLAQQPVYDPVSQLIYATGRDRVRHVWVDGKALLDAGRLTRQDEARLIATAQAWGERIAGH; from the coding sequence ATGCCCGACGCCAAAGCCCCGCTCGACCTGCTCCTGCTGCCGACCTGGATCGTCCCCGTGGAACCGGCGGGCGTCGTCCTCCGCGACCATGCCCTGGGCGTCCGCGACGGTCGGATCGCGCTGATCGCCAAGCGCGAGGAGGCGCTGCGCTGGCCAGCTGCCGAGGTACGCGAGCTGCCCGGCATGCTGCTGGCACCCGGCCTGGTCAACGCCCACGGGCACGCCGCGATGTCGCTGTTCCGCGGCATGGCCGACGACCTGCCGCTGATGACCTGGCTGGAACAGCACATCTGGCCGGCCGAGGCCAAGTGGGTCGACGAGGCCTTCGTCCGCGACGGCACCGAACTCGCCATCGCCGAACAGATCAAGGGCGGCATCACCACGTTCTCCGAGATGTACTTCTACCCCGCCATCGCCAGCGAAGCGGTACACGGATGTGGCGTGAAGGCGCAGATCACCATCCCCGTCATCGATTTCCCGATCCCCGGCGCCCTCGACGCCGCCGAGGCCATCCGCCATGGCCTGGAGCTGTTCAGCGACCTCAAGCACCACCCGCGCATCAAGGTCGCCTTCGGCCCCCACGCGCCCTACACGGTCAGCGACGACAAGCTGGAGAACATCCGCATGCTCGCCGAGGAACTGGACGCCGGCATCCACATGCACGTCCAGGAGACGGCCTTCGAGGTCCAGCAGAGCCTGGAACAGCGCGGCGAACGCCCCATGGCCCGCCTCGCCCGCCTCGGCCTGCTCGGCCCGCGCTTCCAGGCCGTGCACATGACCCAGATCAGCGATGACGACCTGGCACTGCTGGTAGAAAGCAACACCAGCGTCATCCACTGCCCCGAATCCAACCTCAAGCTCGCCAGCGGCTTCTGCCCGGTGGAGCGCCTGTGGCTCGCCGGGGTCAACGTCGCGGTCGGCACCGATGGCGCCGCCAGCAACAACGACCTCGACCTGCTGGGGGATACCCGCACCGCCGCCATGCTGGCCAAGGCGGTCGCCGGCTCCGCCACCGCGCTGGACGCCCATCGCGCGCTGCGCATGGCTACGCTCAATGGTGCACGGGCGCTGGGAATGGAACAGGACACCGGCTCGCTGGAGCTCGGCAAGGCCGCCGACATGGTCGCCTTCGACCTCACCGGGCTGGCCCAGCAACCGGTGTACGACCCGGTTTCGCAACTTATCTATGCCACCGGTCGCGATCGCGTCCGGCACGTGTGGGTCGACGGCAAGGCCCTGCTCGATGCAGGCCGCCTCACCCGCCAGGACGAAGCCCGCCTGATCGCCACCGCGCAAGCCTGGGGCGAGCGGATCGCCGGCCACTGA
- the mtnA gene encoding S-methyl-5-thioribose-1-phosphate isomerase, with amino-acid sequence MREQLLAAEKVIAIDWRDGVLRLLDQRLLPQEETWLEYGTAAGVAEAIRLMVVRGAPAIGISAAYGLVLGARARLAAGGDWREALEEDFGVLADSRPTAVNLFWALNRMRERLDRLKEGEEPLQALEAEAIAIHESDREANLTMAQLGMELIRKHQGNPQALLTHCNTGALATGGFGTALGVIRAAHLDGLVERVYADETRPWLQGARLTAWELANEGVPVSLNADAAAAHLMKTAGITWVIVGADRITANGDVANKIGTYQLAVCAMHHGVRFMVVAPSSTIDMALESGDDIPIEERDGRELLELGGRRVAADVHAVNPVFDVTPADLIDAIVTEKGVVERPDTAKLAQLMCRKRLH; translated from the coding sequence ATGCGTGAGCAACTGTTGGCAGCCGAGAAGGTGATCGCCATCGACTGGCGGGACGGGGTCCTGCGTCTGCTCGACCAGCGCCTCCTGCCCCAGGAGGAGACCTGGCTGGAATACGGCACCGCGGCCGGTGTCGCGGAGGCGATCCGCCTGATGGTGGTGCGCGGTGCGCCGGCCATCGGCATCAGTGCCGCCTACGGGCTGGTGCTGGGCGCGCGCGCGCGGCTGGCGGCGGGCGGTGACTGGCGTGAAGCCCTCGAGGAGGACTTCGGTGTGCTGGCCGATTCGCGGCCCACGGCGGTCAACCTGTTCTGGGCGCTCAACCGCATGCGCGAGCGCCTGGATCGGCTGAAGGAGGGCGAGGAGCCGCTGCAGGCGCTGGAGGCGGAAGCCATCGCCATCCATGAAAGCGACCGCGAAGCCAACCTGACCATGGCCCAGCTGGGCATGGAGCTGATCCGCAAGCACCAGGGCAATCCCCAGGCGCTGCTGACCCACTGCAACACCGGCGCCCTGGCCACGGGCGGCTTCGGCACCGCGCTCGGGGTGATTCGTGCGGCCCATCTGGACGGGCTGGTGGAGCGGGTCTACGCCGACGAGACGCGCCCCTGGCTGCAGGGTGCTCGCCTCACGGCCTGGGAGCTGGCGAACGAAGGCGTGCCGGTCAGTCTCAATGCTGATGCGGCGGCGGCCCATCTGATGAAGACGGCCGGCATCACCTGGGTGATAGTCGGGGCCGACCGCATCACCGCCAATGGCGATGTGGCCAACAAGATCGGTACCTACCAGCTGGCGGTCTGCGCCATGCACCACGGCGTGCGTTTCATGGTCGTGGCGCCGAGCTCGACCATCGACATGGCGCTTGAGAGCGGTGACGACATCCCCATCGAGGAGCGTGACGGGCGCGAGTTGCTCGAGTTGGGCGGCAGGCGCGTGGCGGCCGATGTGCACGCGGTGAACCCGGTGTTCGACGTGACCCCGGCCGACCTGATCGACGCGATCGTGACCGAGAAGGGGGTTGTCGAGCGTCCCGATACCGCCAAGCTGGCCCAGTTGATGTGCCGCAAGCGCCTGCATTGA